Genomic DNA from Salvia miltiorrhiza cultivar Shanhuang (shh) chromosome 1, IMPLAD_Smil_shh, whole genome shotgun sequence:
TTTATCAAGCTAGGCTTCGGTCAAGTGGGAAGGTTGTTGCTATAAAAGTGCAGAGGCCTGGAGTTAGAGCTGCAATCTCGTTGGACATACTGATCTTGCGTTTCCTGGCAGGAATTATAAGGACTGTAGGAAGATTTAACACAGACCTTCAGGTAGTATGGAATAAATCTTCGACACATTTCTCGAATTTGATTTCTGAACACAATTTATGTCACCTCAACACAGGTAGTCCGTATCTTATCATTTTCTAGTTTTCTTAACACATAACACGTCAAAAAGTTCAGTGATCAGAGAAAATTTGCATCTATTTTCTATCATATATCTCCTCTTAGTTCATATATCTTTCTTTGGGTTAAGTGTAACTAATACCTTATAACCATTTTGCAGTCAGTGGTTGACGAATGGGCATCAAGCCTTTTCcgggtatttttctttttttcacttCTTTATGGAATTTCGATGCTCTGAATATGCCGCAGTCTAAAAAGGAACTTTCTTGGCTATCACACATACTGACGTGTAGAACTTAATATTGCACTACCTTAGACAAAAACAAGTTTATTGACCCTTTGGCTTGTATTGGTTGTGATTATTTCTAGAAAATACAATTATATTAATGTGACGTTtgattttactaattttatttgatgACACATTTTTCTTGGTAGAGCATCACTTGAAGTTCTACTCAACACTTCTTCTTAGTGCTTCATATTGAATACAGGTAATCCAATTGAATGCAGGAGATGGATTACAACCAAGAAGCAAAAAATGGAGTAAAGTTTAGGTAAGTAATTTTTCTTGCTGCTATAATAGCGCCTCAAGATCCTTTAACTTTAAAAGGCCTGTCTTGTAGTTTGGACCGGCAACATTTGATTGGTAAAAAGAGATCCTTAAGTATTTGATAATCTGCTACTGTTGTGAGCAGTGAATGATGGAGAAAGTCTAATGATTGATGGAAGCTATCAAACTTAGCAGTCATTTCAATCTATGTTGTCCTTGAACTTCTGTTAGAAACAGTTCTAGTCTGGCGATAAATTTACTGGTAGCAGACAAAGTTCTATATCTTAATGAATTTTCTCAGATCCATTTACTTCACATATCTATGGAAGATATATGATAATAGTTATGATCCATAATCTGCATGCTTGTTGATTCCATGGATTTGTTCGTACATTTTTTTCATCTATTCTTTTGTTCTGTGAAATCAGAAGGCTACTTTCAAGAAGGCTTTCTAATATTTGCTACTTGATCAGACAGTTATACGGCAGCATAAAGGATGTTGTGGTTCCTGAAATGTATGTTGACCAAACAACTGGCAGGGTTCTCACCATGCAATGGATTGAGGTAACTTCAATCTTTTGTTTATGTGAATATGTACGCTCCTTAGTCCTTAGGGCATTTAAACTTATAAATGATCAAAATATCAAACTGAAAGGTAGTTGATCTGTTTGTTGATCCGGTTATTGCATGCATTCTACCTCAGCAAAGAACTTTTTTCATTCTACTTCCAAGTATGTTCATCAATTTATTGTCATGGTATCAGTAACTTTGGCTATGAAGTTTTCCTCTATATATCGGTTTTGTGGTATGCAGTATAAGAAAGTTGTTCAACCAAACTGATGATCAgagtgatattttttttaattctaaaatgTCGTTCTTTTTTATGAGAAAGCCATGTTTATGGCTCATATTGCATCATGTAGGGTCAAAAGCTAGAGGAAGTGAAGGATCTTTACATGATTCAGGTCTATTCTTGAAACTAGTTGCAGTCTGCTCTTCTATTATCTGAATCGACTTCTATACAACTAGTTGCTTTATTGATGGCCAACAGGTCGGGGTCTATTGTTCATTCAATCAACTTCTAGAGTATGGGTTTTATCATGCTGATCCGCATCCTGGAAACCTGCTTCGCACATATGATGGGAAACTAGCCTACCTAGGTACTTTTTTTGCACAGTATTTACATGATTATGCatatgaagaagatgaattaCAACTTAATATGAAGATGACAAGTTGCAACATATAGTGAAAATTAGTCGCCGTCATTTAGAAATCGGTCTTCTCTTTGGTGGATATTCATAATGCAGAAATATTTCATTACATTGTTATGATATACAGTTGATAAGTTGAGTTCAGTTCCTAGATCAATCAATGCTAAGGCCTGGGACTgacaaaattcaatttttaaggGAATACGATTTCTGAAGCAATATTGTTCATTTAAACATGGTTTTGAGGAGCTGACCAGAAAACGGCTATGCTTTATAAGAATGTGGCAGCCTGATATGATATGCCTCTTATAGTCTCTGGGCCTACTATATTAGGTTTTGTAATTGCATTTCAAACCGTAGCATTCATCAATTTCTGAAAGATATAACTTATTCCTCAGACTTTGGCATGATGGGTGAATTCAAAGAAGAACTTCGTGATGGATTTATTGAAGCTTGTCTCCACCTTGTTAACCGTGATTATGATGCACTTGCAATAGACTTTGTAACTCTTGGGTACTTTGACTATCCTGGTCTGCATTAAGTTGATGCATGCTTCTTATTGAGTATATATTCAAGAGCGAAACTTAATTCCACAGGCTTCTTCCAccaacagctgacaaggaagaAGTTACAAAAGCATTAACAGGTCCTATCTGACCCTAAGATGCAGTATACTTACTACTGTAGTACTCTTTCTAATTCATTGCCTTTCATCTAGTTCTTTCTCATTCTCCATCGGCTATTATTCAGTTTCTGTAATGTGAGATGATATGCAGGTGTCTTTCGAGGTGCCGTTGACAAAGGAGTTCAGAACATTAGCTTTGGGGATCTTCTTGGAGATTTGGGATTCACCATGTACTTGTTTCCTGACATCTTCACCTTCTACTGGATAATCTCCATTTGTGTTTGTTTCCGAATCCAGGAACTGATAATGTTTTCTGGGTAACTTCATTAGAATTGTAATTGCTGGTGACCGGATGCAAAACTACTTATGCACATCAGCATACTGATAGAACCTTATCCTGTCACcttatttaaaaatttgatCAGTGTTTTTCATGTTTTTGGAGTATATTCTATTTTATCATAAAGCCTTTTCCTCTGTTATGGCTGCAGGTACAAATACAAGTTCAGGATTCCATCTTATTTTTCTCTCGTCATTAGAAGGTGGATTTGTATATTTTATCTGTTATTCTATGATTTATGAATATATAATACTCTTTCAAGATAACTATATTTCTTCTAGACTTCTAGTCGTGTGGAATCAACTTAACACTTACTGTTTCATCTCTCTTGGTGCTCCAGTCTGGCTGTTTTGGAAGGAATTGCCATCGGCTCTGATCCAAATTACAAAGTTTTGGGAAATACTTACCCTTGGATTGCCAGGAAGGTGCTTATTGGTAGCTCAGCGAAATTGAAATCTTCGTTGCAAGCTCTTCTTTACAAGGTATACCTACTGCCAGAAGGATGATGGTTGGTCTTTCAAAGCTCTTTACTAACCACTTTCTGCGAGTCGAACATCATTCTTGATCAAATCAAGATACTGAtctcaagtttttttttaaCTAGGATGGCGTGTTCAGAATTGATCGACTAGAGTCTCTCTTATCAGAGGTGAGATAAAATTTCTTTGTAATATTACTCGTCATTTGTCTCCTCTCTCCACCATGTCCTTTGGTTCAATAAGAAATCCCTGAGAACTGAATTTACCTTGTGCCCTCTTGCCCCGTTGTTTATGTATGAGATAAGTCCGTTGTCcccttattttgttatttataattttgtatATAGATATTCTGTTGTTCCCATATTTTGCTATTTAGAGAACCATTTGAGGAGATCCATTTAAGATGATATTCAAGTAAATTTGCATTCGGCTTCATGGTCAATCAGTAATCAGTATTAGTATCTAATATTAAAGTGGTCACCGAGCCACTCATAGCTCTTCGGAGATCTTTATCGCTTGGGAATTGTTCCTGATTCAGTTACCTCAGCGATGTAAGCTCCTCCTATAGGAGAGGGCACTCAAAACTTAATTATTCCCATACTAAAGAAGTCTTGTATTGATTCATGATGTTTAAAGCTGTTTAGTTTCAGGTAGTCATAGTATTTGTACACCTGAAACCTAATAAGATACATATTTTCTCGAGGAACTACTAAACTGCCTCACAACCAATTGTTAAATGAGTTTCCAGTTGGACTTGCGGACAATTTTCTGATTAAAGGTTTCCTTTGGGACAGTCATTGCGTGCCAGGACAGAAAGAGCATTGATTGGAGAACAGGTAGAAGACAACTCTAAGAAGATGATCAAGCAAGTTCTTTCTTTTACTTTGGATGAGACGGTATTTCTAAGTTCTATCTTCTTGTTAATTAGCAAAATGCAGAAAGTAGATCAAAAGTACTCTTAACATGATAAAATCCATTCTATTTAATGCGCAGGGAGCATTGGTGAGAGAAATACTTCTTGACGAATTTGCCAAGGTTAGATCTGGAGACATCTTCCTGAATTGCTTTTTCTGGATTTCATAAACGTATTTTCATACAATGGTATTAAGAATCCATAGATTGTATGATGTCCGCGTTAACAAAGAAGGCTAGAGACACTTTAGAAGACCAGTAACCTGATTAATTGTCAAAGAAATCGAAGTCCACGGAATAGGAAAGGTTTTTAATATTTGCCAATGCCAACCCTTATGAGTTTAAATCTGCATGTGCATATGCCGACTTTTTCACTGAAGCTGTTTGTGTGGGTGAGGTAAAATTAATCATTTGAGCAAACTATGAAAAGTTCTTATGTTAAGATGCAATATCTGCTCACCATTTTAGCTCTTAATTCTGTTGCTTTGCAAGTCATTACCAACTTTTCAAGGgctatattttttcttactaCTTTTTTATAAGTGTGATCATATAGGGGTTGGATGCACTTGGATTAGCGACCTTGGACTCACTTACAGCAAACCTACCCTTCAGGCCAAGTTCGACCTCCATGACTGATGAAGATATCAACAATCTGCGAACACTGAGACGCCTTATGCTATTAATTTCTGAGCTTCAACGAACTGAAACTTCTGCAGTGGTTTGTTACAAACACTCCCTTTGCTTCCCCATTCCAAAGGATACTAGTTGTTGCTTAACTATGATGATGAAAAATAAGTAAGTAGTAATAAATTTTATGATTCGTTGATTTCTCGTGGCAGGGAGACAATGGAGTTGGCTCGTATGACTCCTCAGATGGAGCCGCGCTGCTCCCTTATGGATTGAGATCTTCTCAGGAAATGCTGCCACTTCTTCTCTCTGCAATTTCCGAGGTAGGAATCATGGATCAAACATATTCTCAACTGGCTTTTAGCTAGGGACCTATGGCATCTTGCCCTTTCATACTTTATTCATACACAACGGATGATGCTTTTTAACAGTATTCATCTATCGTCAACAGCTAAGAAAATTAGTGCTTTTGCATCAAGTTTGGATGATTTCTCCCTCACTAACGTGCGCCATTGTAAAACTCTTTCAGCTCCCACAAGGTTCACAACAACAATTGCTAAGACTGCCAGCAGATCTGGCTGGAAAACTAGTCTCGCGCATTGCTGCTAGGACGTTAAAACGGGCATTCCTACTAAATTGATTTGTCAAAGCTGTGCTCATCTCATCAAACATGGAGGATTTTTCGTGTTTTCACATCAGCCTTACGATTTTGTTTCGGATTTTGCTCCGACCATCGGATGATCAGATGGAGAGCAGCACCCAACTCAACTGCAAAAACTTACAATAGCAAAGCTGCAAAGGTAGAAAATATGGCTCACATTTATTCCGTGGAATTGGCCGCTTGTTATTCACTCAAATACTCTTTGTTTCAATCTGTATAAGTGATTTTTGGTGGAAGATTATATATTCGGTGTTCAAACTAGTTACTGTAGAAAGATTATACCATGCTAATCTTCAATCTTTAACTAGGAAAAGTGGAAAAGACGAAGCATTATTGATTCATTTCGACATTACAAACTTCTGAAGTAACTCACTCAGTAGTATCTGTGGTTTGAATAAGTGTGTTCAGTTAGCATGCAATAATACTATAATAGGAATTTGACTTATGAGCTATAGAGCTAAACTAGTACAGTACAtatattgatatttttattattttttatttaaagaactATGGAGAAAGATACCTATTTATTTCCGTTGTAAACCTTAATTTGCTTTAATTTCATTTTGGCTGACAGAAAGTGAACGTGATCGGACACCTGAAAGTATATTATTTGGTTCCTTTTAGATTTGTTATTATTTGAAAATTGGATAAACCGGACAATCAAATCACAGATTTGGAAATTAAAATCGGCAGTGTTCCAATCAAATTAAACTTTATATTATtaagattataattattttcGATTTCGAAGAATCTGGACAACGAATTACAATTGTTCCTCACGAAGAAAACAAGAAGGAACTGCATTACTTGAACATGAACAAGAAATAAAGTCGAAATGATTGATGATTGATTTTAGGACTGCGAAACAGCAAATTTTATTCAATCAACGTTATGTGAAGTAAGCAACTTCAACTCTTGTAGACAACATATTTAGAAAATGTGGTATATGGTCCATCATCAGTAACAAGGCCTAGTAATTGTTGGTAGAGTAGCCGCCTGCAACCAAAGGAGAATAAAGAAGGGAAGAGCCATATGTAATAAATTTGCTACTTAATTTTGTTTGTAATtcatgtaattttatttttcaaaattttactactattatttatataaaaacaaCTCACTCAAcggaaataataaattttataagtaCTTGACTCAATGGGAACCCtaaataatactccttccgCCCCTGAAatagcttcctctttggggacggcacgagttttaatgaaaaattgtaaagtgtattgatagtgaagaaaaagtactccctcctgTTCATATTATATGTCGTCCTAAGTTCGTACacacatattaataaaaaataagtttacctaaattaaccttatttattGATAAACAGATAACTAGTGGAGAGAGAAACTAACTATCTTCTCCATGATGCGCCACCACAATTGTGAATGCATATGCATGAGTAATTaatgaaagagaaaataatTAAGGGCAAATAATGGAAAAAAATTCCAAAACGACACTCAAattacaaataatttaaaagCTTAGAACGACAATCATTTAGAATAGGATGGAGTATTATactattattggaagttgtgaaaaagtgttataattaatattgggagtggtgaaaagtgaaaaatatattattagtggtggaatAGTTGCCTAaaattggaaagaaagaaagatgaagttatttgagagacgtcccaaaaagaagaaaaaaaaaagaagttatttcagggacgaagggagtactagtaatttaaaaataaatactgaaCTCAACGAAGTTAAGTCCTAGCAAGTTATATGAGCTACGTATTAGGAATTGCTTGGCTTGATTTAATGATtattaatcaaaattaaaaggtaaAATTAATTGTAGAAACTCAAAACTAAAAGATGAAAATAATTGTACAAACTCAATGATTGCACTcactaaaatattaaaaaaaaaattaaacggtACAGATAATTAAACTGTGAGAACACTTGCACTAGAAAGTAACTAAATTACAATAATGCATTGAACGTGTAAATTCAATATTCTCACAGTTCTCACCATAAGAATTTTTTAGTTGTACCATTTTATATCCTTTAACTTTTGAACATGTGTATTTACACATGCTTAATGCAACTCCAGATTTGCTAAAGCAGCCAAAATGAAAATGGCTACAATTCTACAATGCAAAGACTACACATGCAAACCACGTTCATGTAAGTGCTGTTGGAAATCCTAAGCTTTGCAAAATGCTGAATATTTCAAAACTGCATTCATATTTCCAATGATGATCCGGCGAGGCACCGGAGCAAAAACTCCCTATTAACATATAAATGAATACCACATAATAGTGTTATCCATCAATCAGTCAGGTTCTAATCAGCATCCATAATATAGCACACATTACTCCTAACAAAGACAAAAAGACAAGACCAGATCTAGATTTGCCAGAACTTCTAGAAGTTGCCATGGCATTACCTGCAGTAACATTTAAGTTTCTGGCATTCATTCTTACTCTACCGAAGCTAGACATTCGTTCGAAAGCCCTATTCACCAAAGCACTTTCAGAAGCTGAAGCAGGAGTTGTTGGTATAGACTCCACAAAGGACCAGAGAGCAGAGGAGAACCATGAGTCTGTACCACCATCATCCTGTTTGCCACTTCCATTTTGATTTGCTCCGGCAGAATGATTTATAAAACCATAATTCGGATTTTGATGTAAAACACCTAAACATGGCAAAATCCGCTAATATATTAGTAAACAATCTAAACAAGTTCAATACAAGAAGAGCTCTTGAAGCTGGCTCAAACTCCCCCACTTTCCACTTGGGCATAAGAGTTTTCACCATCTTGAAGATGACATGGTCTTCCATACCATCCATCTGACCAAGAGCTCACTCTTAGATTAAGTAGAATAAGAGAGTAAACAGTGTGCAAGTCATGACAAAATAAACAAAGTCATAGATGCTTATGCAGCAGCTTAATGAACAGGTATAGATTCTTTTGTAGCAGCTCATAATTAATAGTCATACATGCTTTTGAAGTTCATAAAAAATGTAGTCATAAACGTTTCTGTAGCAGATCAAAATGTAGAAAGCCACTGATGCGTCTGTAACAGTTCAAAAATTTCTTCAGTATGGATTCCACTAATATCAGTACCTGAAGTCGATGGAGGAACGAATCCCTGATTTGTGTGTGCCTCGGTTACGACACTGCAACTTTGGCCGTCAGTGCTCATCTCATAGCTGATTCCGTCGGAATTGTTAAAGTGTTGCTGAAGAATGTAGGTTGTAGTATTCTCAACGTTGTTCATATAGCAGCTTGAGGTTGGATCAATAGCTCCATTTCTAAAGCTATTCGTGTATGATTGAGATGTCTGCCTGGACTCATCAGGCCCCGCATCACAAAGAAAGAGGGGTGCATCTTGAAACAGTTCAAGCTCGTGCAGACAATCCAAATCATCAAATGGAAACTCATCCATATCTTTAACCAGTTCACCAGGGTTTTGTGCAGTTGGATCTGGGCCCAAATCATTCAATTCGAGAAAATCTTCGAGGAAGGTCTCATCAGTGGCACGAGAATTTAGCACATTAGCAACTGGGGCAGAAGAAACCTCAGGTGCGTCGGTAGTCTGGAATTGAGATGTGCCCGACTGTGTGAGGTCAAAACTAGTTGCTAGAATAGGTTGCTGTAAAAATGGTTGGGGAGCTGCCAAAGAAATGTCCCTGGAGGATTTGCCAACCAACGAACTATAAGTTTCCTCACCAGCAAACTGATCTAGATTAAACTCATGATCAACGACTGGTGGCTGAACAGGGAGGGGCTCATCTACAATTTGGTTCATGATCTCCTCAAGATAATCAAGTGAGGAAAGGTCTTGAAAATCAACCAATTTAGTAATATTGGCAGGAGGTGTTTCATTAACCGGATTCAGTATAATTTCCTTCTCAATTGGAGATGGAACTTCAGCTTCGTCATCAGCCCAGTCCTCCTCCCTAAACGGTGCACCATATTGCTCACCATTTTTGGGACCAGGCCCACTTTTCTTGTAGACCTTGTACAGCACAAAGTACTCCGTAGCAGCCTGGCATCTTTTCAGCTCTTCTTCATCCATGGTGTATTCGTGCATCACCCAATCCGTGCGCTCTCCTTTAGGTGCACGACCTCTATAGAAGACCAGAGTCTTCTTTAAACCAACAGCACGAGCACCACATGAGATGACACGGTCCTTCCCAGTTGCTTTCCAATATCCATGCCTTGTCGCCCTATTAGACCTTGCTCCATTTGGGTATTTCCTATCCCTTGGACTAAAGAAGAACCACTGCCTATCACCTGTTTTCAGTTTCGACAGCCCTGCATTTCAGCCATGTAAAAAGTCACTAAGCAGCACAATAATGAAGAGAGCGAATTTTGCGACAAAGAACTAAAGATCAGAAACCAGCTGTCCAACTCAATACATGCAACCCTATGCTAAGATTGCAATCACACATAAAATCCCAAATCTCACAAAAGCAAATATATAGATCCATGGTTTGGACATTTTTCCAGTGATTACAAGTTCAAATATACACAAACAGCCTTCCGAAATACATGCATACAATGCAATTGGACTAGAAACAAACTAAACAACATAAAGAGATAGAAAGCAAAAAAACAGCCATcatgaaaaaggaaaacaaaccTATCCACATGGACGGTTGACTTCAATTACAATCAGCATTAACATTTAACACCAAATCTAAATCGCAACAAACAGAACAATCAAGAACACATCATAAACCCTGAAGAACAGTTGATCAGATATCTGACCAAATCAAACATAACAAGCCAGTCTAACAAATAATAACCTAATCCAGTATACTCGTAAACAGACGGTCAACGATGAAATCAAATccaaaaaagggggaaattattGAGCGATAAACCTTACCAGGTAACTCCTCGGGATCCCACTTGTAAACATCGGTCTCAGCGATGACGTCGAGAAGATGGCGCTGGCAGCAGATCTTCCGCTTCAGATAGTAAAGCACGAGCTCCTCATCAGTCGGGTGGAATCGGAATCCCGGCGGGAAAACATTACCGTCGCCAGAAATATCCGATTTCACCTTCATATTACCACTGAATAACCCGGAAAAAGGGGGGAATGTTTGTGAGGCTTCAGTGTGTGTGGTGTGCGTGTCTGAGATTGAGAAAAACCTAGCAGAAGGGGGGAATTGGGCGAGAAAGAGGAGTGGCGGAGAAGGAAACCAACTCTTCTTGGGTCAATGAGATAGATATTAACTAATCAAAAAAGAGAAGTCGAAGTTTCTTGGAAACTTATGGTAAGGAATTTTGATAGGCTGCGAGTGAAGTGCACTGTGCTTCTTGTGGGGTTTAGTTGACTTTATTTGTTGACTGAGCTTCACCTTTTGCagagtttatttatttatttccttcTGTGATTGGTGTGGAAAGGAGGTTCCGTCGTCGACTAGGAGACTactagtactcccttcgtccacgataagtgtggtgtgGATGGAAGAGCCACgggtttttaaaaaatagtgaGAGATGTATATAAAGTAGAGAAAGGGTCCCGCCAAAATTAAATTGctagttaattaataaatggtATATATATCGTGGACGGATGAGATAAACGTATAAATGTATATGTCATAAAATGAAAAGATCACATTTATTGTGGACGGATGAAAATGGCAAAAataccacacttatcgtggacgGGGAGAGTATTATGAATTTAGAGCTTCCAAAATATATGCTTTCTCCGTTCCATTATTGTTGTGCTTCCTAAAATTGTACTCTCtccattttattattattatcgcaaaattttatatacaaaaattaagaaaaatatataaattaataaaatgtgaTATGATCCACACTTTATGAAAGGTTAAATTTTACCTTTTATAGAAATAAGACaataataatatgaaaatgagaagagaataaTGAGACAATCCAAAATGGTAAATGAAACATGGGACATATGAAGTATTTGGCTTTGATTTAAAAGAAACGATAAATTTACTTTTATTGGAAAATTTTAGTTGATTACTCATCGAAGTGTTTAATTGTGTAAGACGTCTTACTGATCATAATCCATAAGATATggatatcaataaaattaaaaaatatacgATATAAGTATATGAATTTAGATCTAACTCCTGATCCATTTTACAAATTTTGagttaaaaagaaaattttgatattatatGCTTCAATCACAATTGCAAGTCTTAACTAATGTCTCAATTTGAAAATAGATAGTATTTATTTAGCGAAATACCACCAAACTACAATGTTTGTAGTATTGTGGTAATGCTTTAAATTGGAATCGATTAATTTACACCATTTATCCCAATAATAATTGAAGAGTATTGTGGTGGCAGTTAAATGGAGTGCAACATACTTTGCCAATATATCGCAATTCAAAAGATACGGATATTTTCAAAACTGCTTTTGATTTACCAAAGATTTTCAGCAAATCAATGAGGCAAAGTTCTATTTACATATTCTACGAGAGCTATGAACACAAACCAATAACCCTCTTTGAGATTCCAGTCAGTAGCCATAGAATAGCACAGATTACTCCAAGTATAGAAAAACATAAG
This window encodes:
- the LOC130994750 gene encoding uncharacterized aarF domain-containing protein kinase At1g71810, chloroplastic isoform X3 → MLLVPPPSPPSFPVAASFASGRHSRLSTLRRHQVAATNEVDAFTQYSGYLFELSSSEAESLNEYKISKIAAIYQKKPLILLRRLLQTATTLGRWFALRYYDRITERADAMFEVRAAELRKILVQLGPAYIKIAQAVSSRPDLIPPSYLDELSLLQDRITPFSTAVAFDIIERELGLPIEALFSEISPEPVAAASLGQVYQARLRSSGKVVAIKVQRPGVRAAISLDILILRFLAGIIRTVGRFNTDLQSVVDEWASSLFREMDYNQEAKNGVKFRQLYGSIKDVVVPEMYVDQTTGRVLTMQWIEGQKLEEVKDLYMIQVGVYCSFNQLLEYGFYHADPHPGNLLRTYDGKLAYLDFGMMGEFKEELRDGFIEACLHLVNRDYDALAIDFVTLGLLPPTADKEEVTKALTGVFRGAVDKGVQNISFGDLLGDLGFTMYKYKFRIPSYFSLVIRSLAVLEGIAIGSDPNYKVLGNTYPWIARKVLIGSSAKLKSSLQALLYKDGVFRIDRLESLLSESLRARTERALIGEQVEDNSKKMIKQVLSFTLDETGALVREILLDEFAKGLDALGLATLDSLTANLPFRPSSTSMTDEDINNLRTLRRLMLLISELQRTETSAVGDNGVGSYDSSDGAALLPYGLRSSQEMLPLLLSAISELPQGSQQQLLRLPADLAGKLVSRIAARTLKRAFLLN
- the LOC130994750 gene encoding uncharacterized aarF domain-containing protein kinase At1g71810, chloroplastic isoform X4, with amino-acid sequence MLLVPPPSPPSFPVAASFASGRHSRLSTLRRHQVAATNEVDAFTQYSGYLFELSSSEAESLNEYKISKIAAIYQKKPLILLRRLLQTATTLGRWFALRYYDRITERADAMFEVRAAELRKILVQLGPAYIKIAQAVSSRPDLIPPSYLDELSLLQDRITPFSTAVAFDIIERELGLPIEALFSEISPEPVAAASLGQVYQARLRSSGKVVAIKVQRPGVRAAISLDILILRFLAGIIRTVGRFNTDLQSVVDEWASSLFREMDYNQEAKNGVKFRQLYGSIKDVVVPEMYVDQTTGRVLTMQWIEVGVYCSFNQLLEYGFYHADPHPGNLLRTYDGKLAYLDFGMMGEFKEELRDGFIEACLHLVNRDYDALAIDFVTLGLLPPTADKEEVTKALTGVFRGAVDKGVQNISFGDLLGDLGFTMYKYKFRIPSYFSLVIRSLAVLEGIAIGSDPNYKVLGNTYPWIARKVLIGSSAKLKSSLQALLYKDGVFRIDRLESLLSESLRARTERALIGEQVEDNSKKMIKQVLSFTLDETGALVREILLDEFAKGLDALGLATLDSLTANLPFRPSSTSMTDEDINNLRTLRRLMLLISELQRTETSAVGDNGVGSYDSSDGAALLPYGLRSSQEMLPLLLSAISELPQGSQQQLLRLPADLAGKLVSRIAARTLKRAFLLN
- the LOC130994750 gene encoding uncharacterized aarF domain-containing protein kinase At1g71810, chloroplastic isoform X1; translation: MLLVPPPSPPSFPVAASFASGRHSRLSTLRRHQVAATNEVDAFTQYSGYLFELSSSEAESLNEYKISKIAAIYQKKPLILLRRLLQTATTLGRWFALRYYDRITERADAMFEVRAAELRKILVQLGPAYIKIAQAVSSRPDLIPPSYLDELSLLQDRITPFSTAVAFDIIERELGLPIEALFSEISPEPVAAASLGQVYQARLRSSGKVVAIKVQRPGVRAAISLDILILRFLAGIIRTVGRFNTDLQSVVDEWASSLFREMDYNQEAKNGVKFRQLYGSIKDVVVPEMYVDQTTGRVLTMQWIEGQKLEEVKDLYMIQVGVYCSFNQLLEYGFYHADPHPGNLLRTYDGKLAYLDFGMMGEFKEELRDGFIEACLHLVNRDYDALAIDFVTLGLLPPTADKEEVTKALTGVFRGAVDKGVQNISFGDLLGDLGFTMYLFPDIFTFYWIISICVCFRIQELIMFSGYKYKFRIPSYFSLVIRSLAVLEGIAIGSDPNYKVLGNTYPWIARKVLIGSSAKLKSSLQALLYKDGVFRIDRLESLLSESLRARTERALIGEQVEDNSKKMIKQVLSFTLDETGALVREILLDEFAKGLDALGLATLDSLTANLPFRPSSTSMTDEDINNLRTLRRLMLLISELQRTETSAVGDNGVGSYDSSDGAALLPYGLRSSQEMLPLLLSAISELPQGSQQQLLRLPADLAGKLVSRIAARTLKRAFLLN
- the LOC130994750 gene encoding uncharacterized aarF domain-containing protein kinase At1g71810, chloroplastic isoform X2 translates to MLLVPPPSPPSFPVAASFASGRHSRLSTLRRHQVAATNEVDAFTQYSGYLFELSSSEAESLNEYKISKIAAIYQKKPLILLRRLLQTATTLGRWFALRYYDRITERADAMFEVRAAELRKILVQLGPAYIKIAQAVSSRPDLIPPSYLDELSLLQDRITPFSTAVAFDIIERELGLPIEALFSEISPEPVAAASLGQVYQARLRSSGKVVAIKVQRPGVRAAISLDILILRFLAGIIRTVGRFNTDLQSVVDEWASSLFREMDYNQEAKNGVKFRQLYGSIKDVVVPEMYVDQTTGRVLTMQWIEVGVYCSFNQLLEYGFYHADPHPGNLLRTYDGKLAYLDFGMMGEFKEELRDGFIEACLHLVNRDYDALAIDFVTLGLLPPTADKEEVTKALTGVFRGAVDKGVQNISFGDLLGDLGFTMYLFPDIFTFYWIISICVCFRIQELIMFSGYKYKFRIPSYFSLVIRSLAVLEGIAIGSDPNYKVLGNTYPWIARKVLIGSSAKLKSSLQALLYKDGVFRIDRLESLLSESLRARTERALIGEQVEDNSKKMIKQVLSFTLDETGALVREILLDEFAKGLDALGLATLDSLTANLPFRPSSTSMTDEDINNLRTLRRLMLLISELQRTETSAVGDNGVGSYDSSDGAALLPYGLRSSQEMLPLLLSAISELPQGSQQQLLRLPADLAGKLVSRIAARTLKRAFLLN